A region of Fimbriiglobus ruber DNA encodes the following proteins:
- a CDS encoding DUF2612 domain-containing protein: MAIHNSHQSSGVAESESRLVYANQTQFWEDWYTNVFDLATANDFGLSVWSIILGLPLFVNTGTPTGPVFGFDAQTGYNFDNGIFGGSTSYDLPTETKRIALQLRYFQLTSSGTVPETNRMLAYVFRNFGQAWLIDYHDMAQAYVFNFPVTFDLEYLFNSYDILPRPAGVQSTWIDATLVYFGFATGDFNFDNGIFGG; the protein is encoded by the coding sequence CTGGCAATACACAACAGCCACCAATCTTCAGGGGTTGCTGAATCAGAAAGCCGCCTGGTATACGCCAACCAGACGCAGTTCTGGGAAGACTGGTACACGAACGTCTTCGACCTGGCGACGGCAAACGACTTCGGCCTGAGTGTCTGGTCGATCATTCTGGGCCTCCCCCTGTTCGTGAATACCGGCACGCCCACGGGCCCGGTCTTCGGGTTCGACGCCCAGACCGGGTACAACTTCGACAACGGCATCTTCGGCGGGAGTACGAGCTACGACCTGCCCACCGAAACCAAGCGGATCGCCCTGCAACTGCGGTACTTCCAACTGACGAGCAGCGGGACCGTGCCGGAAACTAACCGGATGCTCGCGTACGTCTTCCGCAACTTCGGGCAGGCGTGGCTCATCGACTACCACGACATGGCCCAGGCCTACGTGTTCAACTTCCCGGTCACGTTCGATCTGGAGTACCTGTTCAACAGCTACGACATCCTACCCCGGCCGGCCGGCGTTCAGTCCACCTGGATCGACGCCACGCTCGTCTACTTCGGCTTCGCGACCGGGGACTTCAACTTCGACAACGGAATCTTTGGAGGCTAA
- a CDS encoding baseplate J/gp47 family protein, with protein sequence MADYEYVEPTGVILPDTSGLLTDVQSEYQAVFGADLVVTPDTPQGVLITAETLARTEVVNNNAAVANQINPNVAGGVFLDALMALTGMQRTVATPTVVTNVSLTGVSGTVIPAGSLAATSAGDQFQSVSTVTLVSGTATVNFQSVATGPIPCAGSALTTIVSAVLGWETVTNNPSGTPASATTLGTVTQSDQAARALRQNTLAFQGVSLAEAITSALYNVQGVTSLTFQENVSASTQTINGISMVGHSIYACIEGGTDTAVAAALLENKSSGCAWNGGTSVSVVEPASGQSYTVLFDRPTQVGILVKVTTTNGNEANIIQAILDYAAGNINGLAGFVVGASVSPFEIAGAIMSEFPGYYISQVEISLTSPVSYTTSVIAIGVNEIAQTQASYVSVIIA encoded by the coding sequence ATGGCTGATTACGAGTACGTCGAGCCGACGGGCGTTATTTTACCCGACACGTCCGGCCTCCTGACCGATGTCCAGTCCGAGTACCAAGCCGTGTTCGGGGCGGACCTCGTTGTCACCCCCGATACCCCCCAGGGCGTTCTGATCACCGCCGAAACCCTGGCCCGGACCGAGGTCGTCAACAACAACGCGGCGGTGGCCAATCAAATCAACCCGAACGTCGCCGGGGGCGTGTTCCTCGACGCCCTCATGGCGCTCACGGGCATGCAGCGGACCGTCGCGACACCAACGGTCGTCACCAACGTCTCGTTAACCGGGGTGTCCGGAACTGTGATTCCCGCCGGGTCGCTGGCGGCCACTTCCGCGGGCGACCAATTCCAGTCCGTCTCGACCGTCACCCTGGTGAGCGGCACGGCGACCGTCAACTTCCAATCCGTCGCGACCGGCCCGATTCCCTGCGCGGGGTCGGCACTCACGACCATCGTCTCCGCCGTCCTCGGCTGGGAGACGGTGACCAACAACCCCTCCGGGACGCCTGCCTCCGCCACGACACTCGGGACCGTCACCCAGTCCGACCAGGCCGCGCGGGCGCTGCGGCAAAACACCCTCGCCTTTCAAGGGGTTTCGCTGGCCGAGGCCATCACGTCGGCCCTGTACAACGTGCAAGGAGTGACGAGCCTGACCTTCCAGGAGAACGTGTCCGCGAGCACCCAGACGATCAACGGCATCTCGATGGTCGGGCACTCGATCTACGCTTGTATCGAGGGTGGGACGGACACCGCGGTCGCGGCCGCCCTGCTGGAGAACAAAAGCTCCGGGTGCGCGTGGAACGGGGGCACCTCGGTAAGCGTCGTCGAGCCGGCCAGCGGCCAGTCGTATACCGTCCTGTTCGACCGCCCGACGCAGGTTGGCATTCTGGTCAAGGTCACGACCACCAACGGCAACGAGGCAAACATCATTCAGGCGATCCTCGATTACGCGGCCGGGAATATTAACGGACTGGCCGGTTTCGTCGTCGGGGCGAGCGTGTCGCCGTTCGAGATTGCGGGCGCGATCATGAGCGAGTTCCCGGGGTATTACATCAGCCAGGTCGAGATTAGCCTCACCAGCCCGGTCAGTTACACCACCAGCGTCATCGCGATCGGGGTCAACGAAATCGCCCAGACCCAGGCGTCATACGTCAGCGTGATCATTGCGTAG